In Pseudomonas sp. DNDY-54, a genomic segment contains:
- a CDS encoding type VI secretion protein codes for MLARYCALVLLAASLALAGCSGNYKFNDDDYRPLGDPQASARSN; via the coding sequence GTGCTAGCCCGCTATTGCGCCCTCGTTTTACTCGCCGCATCCCTCGCCCTTGCCGGCTGCTCCGGCAACTACAAATTTAACGACGATGACTATCGCCCGCTGGGCGATCCGCAGGCGTCTGCCCGCAGCAACTGA
- a CDS encoding sigma-54-dependent Fis family transcriptional regulator has product MLGHFAQLTGAADVDTWLNSLVEMTARFTGCPLTQLYLLDATHTRLTRTSQWLDGTLQQEPASMPSDYDGEQLLQYCLSQNRMLSLAPLDTSLHQTGFLPSSVEAWRSLLCLPLQDAQGHAIGVLVAANSTNHEFSGMAESLSDLGRFVMGQVQLLQRLRGAVRPTPIETPVARPCARDYGLIGDSSRMRAVYGLIGKVLHNPVSVLLTGETGTGKELVAQAIHDCGARRSQAFIVQNCAALPEHLLESELFGYRKGAFTGAERDHEGLFDAANGGTLFLDEIGDMPLTLQAKLLRVLQEGEVRPLGSTRTHRVDVRIVAATHQDLHKRVEEGRFREDLYYRLSIFPIELPPLRERDQDILRLARHFAENACGFLQRDTVRWSDAALEQLAGYGFPGNVRELKGLVERAVLLCESGELLPMHFNLRKLDDELDSTMNLRERLDRVERNLLVDCLRKNGGNQSQAARELGLPRRTLLYRMERLNISPAEI; this is encoded by the coding sequence ATGCTGGGCCACTTCGCACAGCTCACCGGCGCGGCAGATGTCGATACTTGGCTGAACAGCCTGGTGGAGATGACCGCCCGGTTCACGGGCTGCCCGCTGACTCAGCTGTATTTGCTGGATGCCACACACACTCGTCTGACGCGGACCTCCCAGTGGTTAGACGGCACGCTGCAGCAGGAGCCAGCCAGCATGCCCAGCGACTATGACGGCGAACAGCTTCTTCAATACTGTCTCAGCCAAAACCGAATGCTCAGCCTTGCGCCGCTCGATACCAGCCTGCACCAGACAGGTTTTCTGCCGAGTTCGGTGGAAGCCTGGCGCAGCCTGTTGTGCCTCCCCTTGCAGGACGCGCAAGGCCACGCAATAGGCGTTCTAGTCGCCGCTAATAGCACGAATCACGAATTTTCCGGGATGGCGGAAAGCCTGTCCGACCTCGGGCGCTTCGTGATGGGCCAGGTGCAGCTGCTGCAACGGCTTCGCGGCGCGGTGAGACCCACTCCAATCGAGACTCCCGTAGCTCGCCCCTGCGCCCGTGACTATGGCCTGATTGGTGACAGTTCACGCATGCGTGCCGTGTACGGGTTGATTGGCAAGGTGCTGCACAATCCGGTCAGCGTGTTGCTCACCGGTGAGACGGGTACCGGCAAGGAACTGGTCGCCCAGGCCATTCATGACTGCGGGGCGCGCCGCAGCCAGGCGTTTATTGTCCAGAATTGCGCAGCACTGCCGGAGCATCTGCTGGAAAGCGAGCTGTTCGGCTATCGCAAAGGCGCTTTTACCGGCGCGGAGCGCGATCACGAAGGTCTGTTCGATGCGGCCAACGGCGGCACGCTGTTTCTCGACGAGATTGGCGACATGCCCTTGACCTTGCAGGCCAAGCTGTTGCGGGTCTTGCAGGAAGGCGAAGTGCGGCCACTGGGCAGCACCCGCACACACAGGGTCGATGTTCGGATCGTTGCCGCAACCCACCAGGACCTGCACAAGCGCGTCGAGGAAGGCCGCTTTCGTGAGGATCTGTACTACCGGCTTTCCATCTTCCCGATCGAACTGCCGCCCCTGCGCGAACGTGACCAAGACATCCTGCGACTGGCGCGGCATTTCGCCGAGAACGCCTGTGGCTTCCTGCAACGCGACACCGTGCGCTGGTCCGACGCCGCGCTGGAACAGCTCGCTGGTTATGGCTTCCCAGGCAACGTGCGCGAGCTGAAGGGTTTGGTCGAACGTGCCGTGCTGCTCTGCGAGTCCGGCGAGTTGCTGCCAATGCATTTCAATCTGCGCAAGCTGGATGATGAACTCGACAGCACGATGAACCTGCGCGAGCGGCTGGATCGGGTCGAGCGCAACCTGTTAGTCGACTGCCTGCGCAAGAACGGCGGCAACCAGAGCCAGGCCGCCCGCGAGCTGGGCTTGCCTCGACGCACCCTGCTTTATCGCATGGAACGGCTGAACATCAGCCCCGCAGAAATCTAA
- a CDS encoding lipase family protein, translating into MNDSVSNVTMRCPLSRDWISFRLVDEHGDGKPYAGLSYQLQDNQGQQYFDVLDSDGYTRTDNIHCGPVVLSILDSYSGGDPWYAAISRRESFCIALTALQVAAEQSPAGPRGADGNTYLAEARAIREQARFLRAEVSDFAEVSCHLPEPDNTWGPRSKAELKRNSGLAHDQQGIALSPNQHHVIEIKALRAYSPLLSRDTDFCALNAYHLALMSTFVYAPFHTNKKPYVSSPPPYDSIGSIGHVLQNQLGRRVKPTQFDGAGPYHLLCEEVAYSKRLEIVPYDPDRYGKEARDEWHNPEDVHFLYSTGANTQAFITHNDKVVLISVRGTQEMLADASRDADARQVPFEDGEGEAHRGFYGGYKAAKPFVERYLNAFYTGEQTLVICGHSLGGAVALLLAEWLRRKPTKPKVILYTYGAPRAGDAAFVKAAQPLTHHRIVNHNDPVPAVPLPWMDVEWKLALPGTALLFSSPVTGIALLLAGLVNLQGDSYEHHGEQWHFMPRKPGGGSEAAVLWQPGCALIDEQTCARYVGEIGLDGDMPNRLAVAGTHHASDSGYARAALTNLLRWNASIEERNGKLFSEAEIRDIYAQLLSTAQLLESWQARSFNEFRWEIRRRGEMRFYGKSDLELRAIYADAIEQGERVRAEQSPALTRTQQRLLAQAERLVTLRSVFGEHAERVDLAELVAQWRAINDNQVAERLAAVTRESARAFA; encoded by the coding sequence ATGAACGACTCAGTGTCTAACGTAACGATGCGATGCCCTCTCAGCCGCGATTGGATCAGCTTCCGTTTAGTAGATGAGCATGGCGATGGAAAACCCTATGCTGGCCTCTCGTACCAATTGCAGGACAATCAAGGCCAACAGTATTTCGATGTGCTGGACAGTGACGGTTATACGAGAACAGACAACATTCATTGCGGCCCGGTTGTTCTGTCAATTTTGGATAGCTATTCCGGCGGCGATCCCTGGTATGCAGCCATTTCTCGCCGAGAAAGTTTTTGTATAGCCCTTACGGCGTTGCAAGTCGCTGCCGAGCAATCACCGGCAGGGCCTCGGGGTGCTGACGGAAATACCTATCTGGCGGAAGCACGGGCAATAAGAGAGCAGGCTCGCTTCCTTCGAGCAGAAGTCAGTGACTTCGCTGAGGTCTCCTGTCACCTTCCAGAACCCGACAATACCTGGGGGCCCAGATCTAAAGCAGAACTAAAGCGAAACTCAGGTTTGGCACACGATCAGCAAGGCATTGCGCTCAGTCCAAACCAACACCATGTGATCGAAATCAAAGCGCTCCGCGCCTATAGCCCATTACTTTCCCGCGATACTGACTTCTGTGCACTGAACGCTTACCACCTCGCACTGATGAGCACATTCGTTTACGCCCCTTTTCATACCAACAAGAAGCCTTACGTTTCTTCACCTCCTCCCTACGACTCGATAGGGAGCATCGGCCATGTACTGCAGAATCAGTTGGGACGCCGAGTCAAGCCAACGCAGTTCGATGGTGCGGGCCCCTATCATTTACTTTGTGAGGAAGTTGCTTATTCGAAGCGCCTCGAGATTGTGCCCTACGATCCAGATCGCTACGGAAAAGAAGCGCGGGATGAATGGCACAACCCAGAAGACGTGCATTTTCTATACAGCACGGGCGCGAATACCCAAGCTTTCATTACGCATAACGACAAAGTAGTACTGATCTCGGTGCGCGGCACTCAGGAAATGCTGGCAGATGCCAGCCGCGACGCTGATGCTCGCCAGGTGCCATTTGAGGATGGCGAAGGCGAGGCACATCGCGGGTTCTATGGTGGCTACAAAGCAGCGAAACCCTTCGTTGAGCGCTACCTTAATGCCTTCTACACAGGCGAGCAAACGTTGGTGATTTGTGGCCATAGCCTAGGGGGAGCAGTTGCCCTTCTGCTTGCGGAGTGGCTGCGTCGTAAGCCCACCAAACCAAAGGTCATCCTTTATACCTACGGCGCACCCCGCGCCGGCGACGCTGCTTTCGTTAAAGCCGCCCAGCCGCTTACCCACCACCGTATCGTTAACCATAACGATCCAGTTCCCGCCGTTCCGCTGCCCTGGATGGACGTGGAGTGGAAACTGGCTCTCCCCGGTACAGCTCTGCTTTTCAGCTCGCCAGTGACCGGCATCGCATTGTTGCTTGCAGGGCTCGTTAATCTTCAGGGCGACTCCTACGAGCACCACGGCGAGCAGTGGCATTTCATGCCTCGGAAACCCGGGGGCGGAAGCGAGGCAGCAGTTCTGTGGCAACCGGGCTGCGCGCTGATCGACGAGCAAACCTGCGCACGCTACGTTGGGGAAATCGGCTTGGATGGTGATATGCCGAATCGGCTTGCAGTAGCGGGTACTCACCATGCCAGCGATAGCGGCTATGCACGAGCAGCGCTCACTAATCTTCTGCGCTGGAACGCCAGCATCGAAGAGCGCAACGGAAAGCTATTCAGCGAGGCCGAAATACGTGACATCTACGCCCAGCTGCTAAGCACCGCCCAGTTACTGGAAAGCTGGCAAGCGCGCTCATTCAACGAGTTCCGCTGGGAAATCAGGCGCAGGGGTGAGATGCGTTTCTACGGCAAGAGCGATCTGGAACTACGTGCCATCTATGCCGATGCAATCGAACAAGGGGAACGCGTTCGAGCTGAACAGAGTCCGGCGCTAACTCGAACGCAGCAACGTTTGCTAGCGCAGGCGGAGCGCTTGGTGACGTTACGCAGCGTGTTCGGCGAACACGCAGAACGAGTCGATCTTGCGGAGTTGGTCGCGCAATGGCGCGCCATCAATGATAACCAGGTCGCAGAGCGGCTTGCTGCTGTGACCAGAGAAAGCGCCCGAGCCTTCGCCTAG
- the tssH gene encoding type VI secretion system ATPase TssH, whose amino-acid sequence MKMINVDLQQLVQALDAQTKHDLETAAERCVVRGGSKILVEDLLLGLLERPEGLLNRALQDADVDPGTLAQALQPRGEHSESRNPVFSAELVQWLQDALLVGNLELGQSQIDQAALILALLHNPMRYAGSHYQPLLARLNAERLREFALAQQPAQQAAGATAPGGESNLSRFTHNFTQQARDGKLDPVLCRDGAIRQMIDILARRRKSNPIVVGEAGVGKTAIVEGLALRIAAAEVPDVLKGVELMALDLGLLQAGASVKGEFERRLQGVIDEVKGSPKPIILFIDEAHTLIGAGGQAGSGDAANLLKPALARGELRTIAATTWSEYKKYFEKDPALTRRFQPVQLHEPTVDEAVTILRGLAPVYEKSHGIYLRDDAVVAAAELSARYLAGRQLPDKAVDVLDTACARVRISLAAAPEALERLRGEIAEGERQGEAVRRDLDAGLNVDREALDALDVRQSEARAELEQVETRWSVQRELAERLLDLRKACASARQAAVDEASTQTTQEINALEAELRDVQVELASAQTHERLVSFEVCPRLVAEVISHWTGVPLSQLAREHNSKVLTFASDLRQRVRGQEQAVEALDRSMRATAAGLNRADAPVGVFLLVGPSGVGKTETALALADLLYGGERFLTTINMSEFQEKHSVSRLIGAPPGYVGYGEGGMLTEAVRQKPYSVVLLDEVEKADPDVMNVFYQIFDKGVANDGEGREINFRNTLILMTSNLASDRIASLCANGKRPAAEDLEQAIRPQLTQHFKPALLGRMRVVPYYPIEGEVLNELVELKLTRFGERLARRQLQFSHCPALLAHLAERCTHSESGARLIDHLIDQHLQPLVVDRLLDAMAGGETLQRVHATLDGNGAVVCEFA is encoded by the coding sequence ATGAAGATGATCAACGTAGACCTTCAACAACTGGTCCAGGCCCTGGATGCACAGACCAAGCATGACCTGGAAACCGCGGCGGAGCGCTGCGTGGTACGTGGCGGCAGTAAGATACTCGTCGAAGACCTGCTGCTCGGCTTGCTGGAGCGCCCCGAAGGCTTACTGAACCGAGCCCTGCAGGATGCAGACGTCGATCCCGGCACACTGGCCCAGGCGCTGCAACCGCGTGGCGAGCACAGCGAGTCACGCAATCCGGTGTTCTCCGCGGAACTGGTGCAGTGGCTGCAGGACGCCCTGCTGGTCGGCAACCTCGAACTCGGCCAGAGCCAGATCGACCAGGCCGCGCTGATCCTGGCGCTGTTGCACAACCCGATGCGCTACGCCGGCAGTCACTACCAACCGTTGCTGGCCAGGCTCAACGCCGAGCGGCTACGCGAGTTCGCGCTGGCCCAACAGCCGGCGCAACAGGCCGCAGGCGCCACCGCTCCTGGCGGCGAATCGAACCTCTCACGCTTCACCCACAACTTCACTCAGCAGGCCCGTGACGGCAAGCTCGACCCTGTCCTGTGTCGCGATGGCGCCATCCGCCAGATGATCGACATCCTCGCCCGCCGGCGCAAAAGCAACCCGATCGTGGTGGGTGAAGCCGGTGTCGGCAAGACCGCCATCGTCGAAGGGCTGGCGCTGCGCATTGCGGCCGCCGAAGTCCCGGACGTACTCAAGGGCGTCGAGCTCATGGCGCTTGACCTGGGCCTGCTGCAGGCCGGCGCTAGCGTTAAAGGGGAATTCGAGCGCCGCCTGCAGGGCGTGATCGATGAAGTCAAAGGCTCGCCCAAGCCAATCATCCTGTTCATCGACGAAGCCCACACGCTGATCGGCGCGGGTGGCCAGGCAGGTAGCGGCGACGCGGCCAACCTGCTCAAGCCAGCCCTGGCCAGGGGTGAGCTGCGCACCATCGCCGCCACCACCTGGAGCGAATACAAAAAATATTTCGAGAAGGACCCGGCCCTCACCCGCCGTTTTCAGCCCGTCCAGCTGCACGAGCCAACCGTCGACGAAGCGGTGACCATCCTTCGCGGCCTTGCGCCGGTCTATGAAAAGAGCCACGGCATCTACCTGCGCGACGATGCGGTAGTAGCCGCCGCAGAACTGTCGGCCCGCTACCTGGCAGGCCGCCAACTGCCCGATAAGGCGGTCGATGTATTGGACACCGCCTGCGCCCGCGTGCGCATCAGCCTTGCAGCTGCACCGGAAGCACTGGAGCGCCTGCGTGGAGAAATTGCAGAAGGTGAACGCCAAGGCGAAGCGGTACGTCGAGACCTCGATGCCGGATTGAATGTAGACCGCGAAGCACTCGACGCCTTGGACGTCCGGCAGAGCGAAGCACGCGCCGAACTCGAACAAGTAGAAACCCGCTGGTCCGTCCAGCGCGAGCTCGCCGAGCGGCTACTGGACTTGCGCAAGGCCTGCGCGTCGGCCCGTCAGGCCGCCGTTGACGAAGCGTCCACGCAAACGACGCAGGAAATAAATGCTCTGGAAGCGGAGCTGCGGGACGTGCAGGTCGAGCTGGCCAGCGCCCAGACCCACGAGCGTTTGGTCAGCTTCGAGGTGTGCCCACGCCTAGTGGCCGAAGTGATCAGTCACTGGACCGGCGTGCCGCTTTCGCAGCTGGCACGCGAGCACAACAGCAAAGTACTGACCTTCGCCAGCGACCTGCGCCAGCGGGTGCGTGGCCAGGAGCAGGCTGTCGAGGCGCTGGACCGCTCGATGCGTGCGACCGCCGCGGGTCTAAACCGCGCCGACGCGCCGGTGGGCGTCTTCCTTCTGGTCGGCCCAAGCGGGGTCGGCAAGACCGAGACTGCCCTTGCGCTGGCCGACCTGCTCTACGGTGGTGAGCGCTTTCTCACCACCATCAACATGTCCGAATTCCAGGAAAAACACAGTGTTTCCCGACTGATCGGCGCGCCCCCGGGCTACGTGGGCTACGGCGAGGGCGGCATGCTCACCGAGGCCGTCCGCCAGAAACCCTATTCGGTGGTGCTACTCGACGAAGTCGAGAAGGCCGACCCGGACGTAATGAACGTGTTCTATCAGATCTTCGACAAGGGTGTGGCCAACGACGGCGAAGGGCGTGAGATCAACTTCCGTAACACCCTGATCCTGATGACCAGCAACCTCGCCAGCGACCGCATCGCTAGCCTCTGCGCCAACGGCAAGCGTCCCGCAGCAGAGGATCTGGAGCAGGCCATTCGCCCGCAACTGACGCAGCATTTCAAACCGGCGCTGCTCGGCCGGATGCGCGTTGTGCCCTATTACCCAATCGAGGGTGAGGTGCTGAATGAACTGGTGGAGCTCAAGCTCACCCGCTTCGGCGAACGCCTCGCACGACGTCAGCTGCAGTTCAGCCACTGCCCGGCCTTGCTGGCGCATCTGGCCGAGCGCTGCACACATAGCGAAAGCGGCGCGCGGCTGATCGACCATCTCATCGACCAGCACCTGCAACCGCTGGTAGTCGACCGGCTGCTCGACGCTATGGCTGGCGGCGAAACCCTGCAGCGCGTGCATGCAACCCTCGATGGCAACGGGGCGGTGGTTTGTGAGTTCGCTTGA
- the tagH gene encoding type VI secretion system-associated FHA domain protein TagH: MELVFDMVSAQQFVPGLISSKTFKQAGGVIGRAEDCDWVIPDRKRVLSSRHAEVSYRDGAFYLTDTSSNGIQLKDTGASLDKGQPQRIEHGSVYCLGDFEIRARLIQDPASFEGDIGRPQPAGSIIPDDAFLDLDPLTALDQQERVYAEVDDLTAVLAPARAQAQQRDYAQIDEENLQIPELVMPTAAAQPKAALEPERLPPNFWARFGEALGVSLDDLDEEACQALALKAASLLKQSVGGLQQALRTRGELKNEMRLSLTTVQSAGNNPLKHSIDSGEALTLLLRSGKAGQLPSEQAVGRAFRDLQAHQVAMLAASRAAVKGMLDQLSPHQLALRFEQDNKPLIATAGSRWRAYKRLHLAMQRDDDWSERLFARDFAQAYEEQVRLIATLNTDLQG, encoded by the coding sequence ATGGAATTGGTTTTCGATATGGTCAGTGCGCAGCAGTTCGTACCGGGCCTGATCAGCAGCAAAACCTTCAAGCAAGCCGGCGGCGTCATCGGCCGTGCAGAAGATTGCGACTGGGTCATTCCCGATCGCAAGCGTGTGTTATCCAGCCGCCACGCCGAAGTGAGCTACCGGGACGGGGCATTTTATCTCACTGACACCAGCAGCAACGGCATCCAGCTCAAAGACACCGGCGCCAGCCTGGACAAGGGCCAGCCTCAGCGGATTGAACACGGCAGCGTTTACTGCCTGGGCGACTTCGAAATCCGAGCGCGGCTTATCCAGGACCCTGCTTCCTTCGAGGGCGATATCGGACGTCCGCAGCCGGCCGGTAGCATTATTCCCGACGACGCCTTTCTTGATCTCGATCCGCTGACCGCTCTGGACCAACAGGAGCGCGTCTATGCAGAAGTCGACGACCTGACGGCCGTGCTTGCGCCGGCCCGGGCGCAGGCACAGCAGCGCGACTACGCGCAGATCGACGAGGAGAACCTGCAGATTCCTGAACTGGTAATGCCCACTGCGGCTGCGCAACCCAAAGCCGCCCTTGAACCCGAGCGGCTGCCTCCAAACTTCTGGGCGCGCTTCGGCGAGGCGCTCGGCGTCAGCCTGGACGACCTCGACGAAGAGGCTTGCCAAGCGCTGGCGCTCAAAGCCGCGAGCCTGCTCAAGCAGAGCGTTGGAGGCCTCCAACAGGCGCTGCGCACGCGTGGCGAGCTCAAGAACGAAATGCGCCTGTCGTTGACTACCGTGCAAAGCGCGGGCAACAACCCGCTCAAGCACAGCATCGACAGCGGCGAGGCGCTGACCCTGTTGCTACGCAGCGGCAAGGCCGGTCAACTCCCGTCTGAGCAAGCAGTAGGCCGGGCCTTCCGTGACCTGCAGGCGCACCAAGTGGCGATGCTGGCTGCCAGCCGCGCCGCCGTCAAAGGCATGCTCGACCAACTCTCGCCACATCAGCTGGCCCTGCGCTTCGAGCAGGACAACAAGCCGCTGATCGCTACCGCGGGGAGCCGCTGGCGGGCGTACAAGCGCCTGCATCTGGCCATGCAACGTGACGATGACTGGAGCGAGCGGCTGTTCGCCCGCGATTTCGCGCAGGCTTACGAGGAACAAGTACGCCTGATTGCCACGCTCAACACCGACCTTCAAGGATGA
- a CDS encoding type VI secretion system tip protein VgrG translates to MFNPANDTHFSLSIEGVEHDLQVLEFKGREALSQPFAFELELVSERPDLDLESLMHQPAFLALSPAGNGIHGLIYRVAQGDSGKRLTHYHITLRPQLAYLAHRTNQRIFQHLTVEKIISQVLEEHGIQANALRFGLSAVYPERDYCVQYDESDLHFIQRLCEEEGIHYHFQHSAAGHVLVFGDDQTGFPKLAPVAYQQDSGLVADQPVVKRFGLRVETRTSRVTRRDYDFENPRLTMEGAFQSEFQPELEDYDYPGRFTERTRGKHLSQRALERHRRDYELAEGESDQPQLVTGHFLALIEHSRGDWNQLWLLNEILHEGKQPQVLEESATSDSLARDGFTQGYRNHFTATPWDIPFRPALKHPKPKVLGSQTAVVTGPAGEEIHCDEYGRVKAQFHWDREGQADDKTSCWLRVSSSWAGDRYGGIAIPRVGMEVLVTFLEGDPDQPLLTGCLYHKEHVVPYDLPANKTRSVFKTLSSPGGGGYNELRIEDRKGAEQIYIHAQRNWDENIEHDQRIRVGHERHDTVEANSYSDFKAEEHRTTHADRKTEIRAHDHLTVGDTQHVKIGSGQFVEAGNEIHYYAGSKVVIDAGMELTASGGGSFLKLDPSGVTLSGATIKMNSGGASGKGSGLSILAPVMPWAADQDKAGTKPKLALANTQLQIARKARQIGASRCPICEACRDGLCQVEASR, encoded by the coding sequence ATGTTCAACCCGGCCAACGACACCCACTTCAGCCTAAGCATCGAGGGCGTCGAGCACGATCTACAGGTGCTCGAATTTAAGGGCCGCGAGGCACTGTCGCAGCCCTTTGCCTTCGAACTCGAACTGGTCAGCGAGCGACCGGATCTGGACCTGGAAAGCCTGATGCATCAGCCGGCCTTCTTGGCGCTCTCGCCCGCCGGCAATGGCATCCATGGCTTGATCTACCGCGTCGCCCAAGGCGACTCCGGCAAACGGCTGACGCACTATCACATCACCCTGCGCCCACAGCTGGCTTATCTGGCCCACCGCACCAACCAGCGTATCTTCCAGCACCTGACAGTTGAGAAGATCATCAGCCAGGTGCTCGAAGAGCATGGCATCCAGGCTAACGCCTTGCGCTTCGGGCTGAGCGCGGTCTACCCCGAGCGCGACTACTGCGTGCAGTACGATGAGAGCGACCTGCACTTCATCCAGCGCCTGTGCGAGGAAGAGGGCATTCACTACCACTTCCAGCACAGCGCCGCCGGCCATGTGCTGGTGTTCGGTGATGACCAGACGGGCTTCCCCAAGCTTGCGCCAGTGGCTTATCAGCAGGACTCTGGCCTCGTCGCCGACCAGCCGGTGGTCAAGCGCTTCGGCCTACGAGTCGAGACCCGCACCAGCCGCGTCACCCGGCGCGATTATGACTTTGAAAACCCCCGCCTGACGATGGAAGGTGCCTTCCAGAGCGAGTTTCAGCCGGAGCTTGAAGACTATGACTACCCCGGCCGCTTCACCGAGCGCACCCGCGGCAAGCACCTGTCCCAACGTGCCCTCGAACGCCACCGCAGAGACTACGAGCTGGCCGAGGGCGAGAGCGACCAGCCGCAACTGGTCACCGGCCATTTTCTCGCGCTGATCGAACACTCGCGCGGTGACTGGAACCAGCTCTGGCTGCTCAACGAGATCCTCCACGAAGGCAAGCAGCCGCAGGTGCTGGAAGAGTCGGCGACAAGCGATAGCCTCGCCCGTGACGGTTTCACCCAGGGCTACCGCAACCACTTCACCGCTACGCCCTGGGACATCCCCTTCCGCCCGGCCCTTAAGCACCCCAAGCCCAAAGTGCTCGGCAGTCAGACCGCAGTGGTCACAGGCCCCGCCGGTGAAGAAATTCACTGCGACGAGTACGGCCGCGTGAAGGCTCAATTCCACTGGGACCGCGAAGGCCAGGCCGACGATAAGACCAGCTGCTGGCTGCGGGTCAGCTCAAGCTGGGCCGGCGACCGCTACGGCGGCATCGCCATCCCCCGCGTTGGGATGGAAGTGCTGGTGACCTTCCTCGAAGGCGACCCAGACCAGCCTCTACTCACTGGCTGCCTGTACCACAAGGAACATGTCGTCCCCTACGACCTGCCGGCCAACAAGACCCGCAGCGTCTTCAAGACGCTCAGCTCGCCCGGCGGTGGCGGCTACAACGAACTGCGCATCGAAGACCGCAAAGGCGCCGAGCAGATCTACATCCACGCCCAGCGCAACTGGGACGAAAACATCGAGCACGATCAGAGGATCCGCGTCGGCCACGAACGCCACGACACCGTCGAGGCCAACAGCTACAGCGACTTCAAGGCCGAAGAACACCGCACCACCCACGCCGACCGCAAAACCGAAATCCGCGCCCACGACCACCTCACCGTGGGCGACACCCAACACGTGAAGATCGGCAGCGGACAATTCGTAGAGGCCGGCAACGAGATTCACTATTATGCCGGCAGCAAAGTCGTCATCGACGCCGGCATGGAGCTCACTGCCTCAGGCGGCGGCAGCTTCCTCAAACTCGACCCCAGTGGCGTGACCTTGAGCGGCGCGACTATCAAGATGAATTCCGGTGGAGCATCGGGCAAGGGTTCAGGGCTGAGCATTCTGGCACCGGTGATGCCTTGGGCAGCGGATCAGGACAAGGCCGGTACAAAGCCGAAACTGGCGTTGGCTAATACCCAGCTGCAGATAGCCCGCAAGGCCAGGCAGATCGGCGCAAGTCGCTGCCCGATCTGCGAAGCGTGCAGGGACGGATTGTGCCAAGTGGAAGCATCTCGATGA
- a CDS encoding DUF4123 domain-containing protein, whose translation MIDTVQDWFDEQQAEQRQLLLILDSLAKPNPVQGLFASDLMQQYVNLYQDSAVTEMAEVGPWLVLLSDSNPEQIRSLLDSPAQNWGWLASAEQLDLTLLSQHWRERMLIEEQGQRSLYRFQDNRVIAHHLREIEEIQRPLLLGPLSSALCWDGQCWQCFDNPRPGQSPAPFETPWLAIAEPETVQHHISRHNLELWLWQNHSKATADLAETRLLTDWLDQQLDKARRWNWLAEQQLHFLLLHQLDPALAEHSAWTPAEHETTEAHFARVSTVLSSPNAWKPF comes from the coding sequence ATGATAGATACAGTCCAAGATTGGTTCGATGAGCAACAGGCTGAGCAGCGGCAGCTGCTGCTCATTCTCGACAGCTTGGCAAAGCCCAATCCCGTCCAAGGGCTGTTTGCATCTGACCTGATGCAGCAATACGTCAATCTTTATCAGGACTCCGCGGTCACGGAGATGGCGGAAGTCGGGCCCTGGCTGGTGCTGTTAAGCGATTCGAATCCAGAGCAGATACGGTCGCTACTCGACTCACCCGCGCAAAACTGGGGTTGGCTTGCAAGCGCGGAGCAGCTCGACCTGACCCTCTTAAGCCAGCACTGGCGCGAGCGGATGTTGATCGAGGAACAGGGGCAGCGCTCGCTTTACCGCTTTCAGGACAACCGCGTCATTGCTCACCATCTTCGCGAGATAGAGGAAATTCAACGGCCACTTTTGCTCGGTCCTCTAAGCAGCGCGCTGTGCTGGGATGGTCAATGCTGGCAGTGCTTCGATAATCCGCGGCCCGGCCAGAGCCCCGCACCGTTCGAGACGCCATGGCTGGCGATAGCCGAACCGGAAACGGTGCAGCACCATATCAGCCGACACAATCTTGAGCTTTGGCTGTGGCAGAACCATTCAAAGGCCACCGCGGATCTCGCCGAAACTCGTCTGCTAACGGACTGGCTGGATCAGCAACTCGATAAAGCCCGACGCTGGAATTGGCTTGCTGAACAACAGCTGCATTTCTTGCTGCTCCACCAACTGGACCCTGCGCTTGCTGAGCACTCGGCTTGGACGCCCGCCGAGCATGAAACAACAGAAGCCCATTTCGCCCGGGTCAGCACGGTGCTTTCGAGTCCCAATGCATGGAAACCTTTCTGA